From the genome of Candidatus Binatia bacterium, one region includes:
- the lptG gene encoding LPS export ABC transporter permease LptG: MRRLDRYVLREQLVALSAGLLFFVSVFIVVDVFEKIDTFLDNQVPFGTVLLYYLVSIPGIILQVLPMAMLLSCLLALGQIGRNNEITAMRAAGIGPGRIATPLLLAAFLTSGLVFATNELLLPRLNSRRVEIYRGEIKKQSLEGPAVRTNLAYLGANGRTFLIRNYNVATREMREVVIQEIQNHMLTGRIDAETARWANGQWVFREGYVRRFTREGENAAHFTELRIPGLPERPEDFAETEEDPSALSYWELSRYISRLHQSGGRVQKYLVDLYLKVSFPLTNLIVVVIGTALALRARRGGLAVWFGLSVFISFLYYAFIRTGQALGHNGALPPFLAAWIGNLFFGVLAFELFRRARKAA; the protein is encoded by the coding sequence GTGAGGCGCCTCGACCGCTACGTCCTGCGCGAGCAGCTGGTCGCCCTCTCGGCGGGGCTCCTCTTCTTCGTCTCGGTCTTCATCGTCGTGGACGTGTTCGAGAAGATCGACACCTTCCTGGACAACCAGGTGCCGTTCGGGACGGTGCTCCTCTACTACCTGGTGTCGATCCCCGGCATCATCTTGCAGGTATTGCCGATGGCGATGCTCCTGTCCTGCCTGCTCGCGCTCGGGCAGATCGGGCGGAACAACGAGATCACCGCCATGCGCGCCGCGGGAATCGGGCCGGGCCGGATCGCCACCCCGCTCCTCCTCGCGGCCTTCTTGACGAGCGGCCTCGTCTTCGCGACCAACGAGCTCCTGCTCCCGCGCCTGAACTCGCGGCGCGTGGAGATCTATCGCGGCGAGATCAAGAAGCAGAGCCTGGAGGGCCCCGCCGTTCGCACGAACCTGGCCTACCTGGGGGCGAACGGCCGCACCTTCCTCATCCGGAATTACAACGTCGCCACCAGGGAGATGCGCGAGGTGGTGATCCAGGAGATCCAGAACCACATGCTGACCGGGCGGATCGACGCCGAGACCGCGCGGTGGGCCAACGGCCAGTGGGTGTTCCGGGAGGGCTACGTCCGCCGCTTCACGCGGGAGGGGGAGAACGCGGCCCACTTCACGGAGCTCCGGATCCCCGGCCTGCCCGAGCGCCCCGAGGATTTCGCCGAGACCGAGGAGGATCCCTCCGCGCTCTCCTACTGGGAGCTGTCGCGCTACATCAGCCGCCTCCACCAGAGCGGCGGCCGCGTGCAGAAGTACCTGGTCGACCTGTACTTGAAGGTCTCCTTCCCGCTCACCAACCTGATCGTCGTGGTGATCGGGACCGCCCTCGCGCTCCGCGCCCGCCGGGGCGGCCTGGCGGTCTGGTTCGGGCTCTCGGTGTTCATCTCCTTCCTCTATTACGCGTTCATCCGAACCGGCCAGGCGCTGGGGCACAACGGCGCGCTCCCGCCATTCCTGGCGGCGTGGATCGGGAACCTGTTCTTCGGGGTGCTGGCGTTCGAGCTGTTCCGGAGGGCGCGGAAGGCGGCTTGA
- a CDS encoding LptF/LptG family permease has product MRILERYVLREHVFPFFLGFSIVIFLLTLDFLFDLVDLAVGKGVGVGIVAEMFVLSLGYMVALAFPCAVLIACMATFGRLSQDNEVVAMRSTGVNLLRIVGVPLFAATVLAVLLVLFNNHILPESNHALANLMADVGRKRPTAQITEGVFNDGFVGYNIFVEKVNSRTNEIRGVKIYQLNSNARPTTILADWGVIHNSPDGRTISLELHDGEIHEVPPNEDERTYRRLKFATQTINIRTPGADLERHDRQARGDREMTLKMMQDNIGELRKALAISTHGRDEILQSAGFTSYGEFVRAAIPRQPARGVGAWLRAAVHTLSSVGAIGSRGSAPETVRPRPIAPATMDAIQMRQLEIEALERRLNSLEVEVNKKFSIPAACLVFVLVGAPLGMRARKSGIAVAFVSILFFVFYYLCLAGGEELADRRLVAPWLAMWIPNIVIGAIGLVLTLQTAELIWRPGRRRRGPRRPAAA; this is encoded by the coding sequence ATGAGAATACTGGAACGGTACGTCCTCCGCGAGCACGTGTTCCCCTTCTTCCTGGGGTTCAGCATCGTCATCTTCTTGCTGACCTTGGACTTCCTCTTCGACCTGGTGGACCTGGCGGTCGGCAAGGGGGTGGGGGTGGGCATCGTCGCCGAGATGTTCGTGCTCTCGCTGGGCTACATGGTGGCGCTGGCCTTCCCCTGCGCGGTGCTCATCGCCTGCATGGCCACCTTCGGCCGCCTCTCCCAGGACAACGAGGTCGTGGCGATGCGGTCGACCGGGGTCAACCTGCTCCGGATCGTCGGCGTGCCGCTGTTCGCCGCGACCGTCCTCGCCGTGCTCCTCGTCCTCTTCAACAACCACATCCTCCCCGAGTCGAACCACGCTCTGGCGAACCTCATGGCGGACGTCGGCCGGAAGCGCCCCACCGCCCAGATCACGGAGGGCGTCTTCAACGACGGGTTCGTGGGCTACAACATCTTCGTGGAGAAGGTGAACAGCCGGACGAACGAGATCCGCGGCGTGAAGATCTACCAGCTCAACTCGAACGCCCGGCCGACGACCATCCTGGCCGACTGGGGGGTGATCCACAACTCCCCCGACGGCCGGACGATCTCCCTGGAGCTTCACGACGGCGAAATCCATGAAGTGCCGCCCAATGAGGACGAGCGAACCTACCGGCGCCTCAAGTTCGCGACCCAGACGATCAATATTCGGACGCCCGGCGCCGATCTGGAGCGGCACGACCGGCAGGCGCGCGGGGACCGGGAAATGACCCTCAAGATGATGCAGGACAACATCGGAGAGCTCCGGAAGGCCCTGGCGATCTCGACCCATGGGCGGGACGAGATCCTCCAGTCGGCCGGCTTCACGTCGTACGGCGAGTTCGTCCGGGCCGCCATCCCGCGCCAGCCGGCGCGAGGGGTGGGGGCCTGGCTCCGCGCGGCGGTGCACACCCTTTCCTCGGTGGGCGCGATCGGCTCGCGGGGATCGGCGCCCGAGACGGTCCGGCCGCGGCCGATCGCCCCGGCGACCATGGACGCCATCCAGATGCGACAGCTGGAGATCGAGGCGCTGGAGCGCCGGCTGAACAGCCTGGAGGTGGAGGTGAACAAGAAGTTCTCGATCCCCGCGGCCTGCCTGGTCTTCGTGCTCGTGGGGGCGCCGCTCGGCATGCGCGCGCGCAAGAGCGGCATCGCCGTGGCCTTCGTCTCGATCCTCTTCTTCGTCTTCTACTATCTGTGCCTGGCCGGCGGCGAGGAGCTCGCCGACCGCCGCCTCGTGGCCCCCTGGCTCGCGATGTGGATTCCCAACATCGTGATCGGCGCGATCGGCCTCGTCCTCACGCTGCAGACGGCCGAGCTGATCTGGCGTCCGGGCCGCCGCCGCCGGGGTCCCCGCAGGCCGGCCGCCGCGTGA